TCGGGATCGACGTTGGTGACCACACTGGTCACCTCGATCGCGGAGCCGAGTGAGCGATCGACGCTCGATCGGAGCAGCTCGTGCAGTTCGTAGTAGCCGGGGCACACGATCGTCGCCGTGAGGATCGACTCCGCCTTGCGGCTGCGTTCCAGGCGCCCTCCGACGTGCATCGCGATGTAGGCGATCTCGTCGTCGTGGATCGGCGCGCCCAGGCGGTCATGCAGACCGCTGGCGATGGAGACGGCCACCTCGAAGATCATCGGATACGAGGTCTTGAGCGACCGCGTGAGCGGATTGCGGGTCAGCGCGCTCTCCTCCGCACGGCGCAACAGGTTCTGCACGTGCAGCGCCAGCCGCAGCAGGAAGGTCTCATCGACCAGGTCGACCTGGTAGTCGTCGGCCGCTCGCTGCACCTCGGCGCGCACGGCGGCCTGGACGGCGGGATCCACACCGCTGCGCGCGACGTCGCCCGCGGCATCCTCTCCCGGCGCGACGATGCGTGTCAGCACCAGGGAAGCCAGATGGTCGCTGTCTCCCTCTCCGAGCGCGACGGAGAAATGCTCGCCGGCCAGGCGCGCGATCACGGAGCCGACCCGGGGGATCTCGGCGCGCGCACCTGCGGGTCCCGACTCGAGCGCGTGGCCGGCGGCGACACGCTCGGCCGCGATCGCGATGTGCAGGAGCACATCCGAGATCGCGAGCTCGTTCACGTAGTAGCCGAGTTCGCCGAGCTCGCGCACCAGCGCTGACTTGAAGGGGGCGACCCCGTCAGCGGCGACGGCGTTGCCGGCAAGGGCACGGCGGAAGGTCTCGGGATGGAAGGAGGCCGCATCCATCTCATCGTGCGCGAGCCTGCTCAACAGGCGCCGCTGGGCGGTCTCGTTCCCCCGCAGTCGCACCATCTCACGGTCTCGCTCGACCACCAGGTCGGTGCCGTCGATCAGAGCACGCACTCGGGCCAGATCTGCCTCCAGCGTCGCCTCGCTGACGTGCAGTCGGTCGGCGGTCTCGAAGACGTCCAGCCCGGTGGGTGTGTCCAGCAGCGCGCGCACGAGGGTGTGCAATCGATCGCGCGGCGCGGACTCTCCGCTCTGCCGCGTGCGCAGCGCGTCGCGGGCACCGGGGCCCGCCCGATAGCCGGCTGATCCGGATTCGACCGCATCGGCGCCGGGGGTCCGGGCGTTGAGCGCCGCCACGTACGAGCGCACGCTGCGGGGTGTGACACCGAGTACATCGGCGAGGCTGCCGGCCGTGGCCCAGGCCTCCTGCCGCAGGAGGGTGGCGAGCAGCAGGTC
The sequence above is drawn from the Candidatus Microbacterium colombiense genome and encodes:
- a CDS encoding PRD domain-containing protein; amino-acid sequence: MSRQRQDLLLATLLRQEAWATAGSLADVLGVTPRSVRSYVAALNARTPGADAVESGSAGYRAGPGARDALRTRQSGESAPRDRLHTLVRALLDTPTGLDVFETADRLHVSEATLEADLARVRALIDGTDLVVERDREMVRLRGNETAQRRLLSRLAHDEMDAASFHPETFRRALAGNAVAADGVAPFKSALVRELGELGYYVNELAISDVLLHIAIAAERVAAGHALESGPAGARAEIPRVGSVIARLAGEHFSVALGEGDSDHLASLVLTRIVAPGEDAAGDVARSGVDPAVQAAVRAEVQRAADDYQVDLVDETFLLRLALHVQNLLRRAEESALTRNPLTRSLKTSYPMIFEVAVSIASGLHDRLGAPIHDDEIAYIAMHVGGRLERSRKAESILTATIVCPGYYELHELLRSSVDRSLGSAIEVTSVVTNVDPDWSAFDTDLVLSTIEPAVSGDRFVRIQPFLTDSDVDRIQLAAGRVRRARRLTRLRGELARYFHADAFVSPLPDEGEEAIIRRLGGLLVDAGLIGQDYVENTIVREQMSSTAFTDALAVPHALQMTATRTAIAIGVADGSAAWGDGRVQVVALAAFSESDRAAFQTVFEQLVEVFSERDSVQRIVRRASSFEAFLDELVAVIDG